From the Cherax quadricarinatus isolate ZL_2023a chromosome 22, ASM3850222v1, whole genome shotgun sequence genome, one window contains:
- the LOC128689773 gene encoding uncharacterized protein, whose product MASFGFSFRKGAPFQARFRQVIGRLVNAGILEKWTQEVMANRVREMRAAAGKTAAYTQPMTEDEVVLGLIHLQGAFYMLLLGCILALPIFLVEYLTHSRSNTTLMPP is encoded by the exons ATGGCTTCTTTCGGTTTTAGCTTCAG GAAGGGCGCACCATTCCAGGCTCGATTCCGGCAGGTCATTGGCCGCCTGGTGAATGCGGGTATCTTGGAGAAGTGGACGCAGGAGGTGATGGCCAATagggtgagggagatgagagCTGCTGCTGGCAAGACTGCTGCATACACACAG CCGATGACGGAGGATGAGGTGGTACTGGGGTTAATCCACCTGCAGGGTGCCTTCTACATGCTCCTGCTGGGTTGTATCCTAGCTCTCCCTATTTTCCTGGTGGAGTACCTAACACACTCCCGCTCCAACACTACCCTGATGCCACCTTAG